ATTTCATCGGCGCGATTTTCGTTACCACCCTGATTTCAGGGCTGATTGGCATGGCGCTAGCCATCTTCGCCTCACCACAACAGGATGCGGTTTATCGTATCCTGTTAATCGCCAACTTTGTAGTTCTCTGCAACATCTGGATTGCGACCATCTTTTTATCCGGCATGAAGAACTACAAGGCCATTCTGATCCTGTACACCGTGGGTTACAGCATTGCCGTCATTGCTGCAATTCTGTTCCGCACCTTTAAACTTAATGGGCTGCTGACGGGTATTTTACTGGGACACTTCATCCTGATGAGCGGCATGATGATACTGATCATCCGCTCTTATCCATCCAATCGATTTATCGAATTCGATTTTCTGCGGAAGAAGCGCATGTTCGTGTCGTTAATATGGACAGGTTTCTTCTTTAATCTGGGCGTGTGGATAGACAAATACATATTCTGGTACACCCCGTCCACCGGCGAACCCGTAATCGGGTTATTTCACGCCTCGCTTATCTACGACCTGCCAATTTTCCTGGCCTATTTATCCATTATTCCCGGCATGGCGGTGTTTTTAGTGCGGATGGAAACGGATTTCGTGGAGTATTACCAGAAGTTTTACGATGCTGTACGTGATGGCGGCACGCTGGATTATATTAAGGAAATGCGCGATGAAATGGTAGCAACAGCACGCCAGGGCATCTTTGAGATTATCAAAATTCAGGCCATGGCGGTACTCATCGTATTCGTTGCAGCACCAACACTGCTACAGCTCATCGGCATCTCCCAATACTACATTTCATTGCTCTATGTGGATGTGGTCGCCGCAGGATTACAAGTGGTATTTCTGGGTATTATGAATGTGTTATTTTATCTGGATAAGCGCATTATCGCCTTGATCATGACCGCGCTGTTTGCCACGCTGAATCTGGTGCTCACCCTGCTCAGCATACAACTGGGTGCAAACTGGTATGGCTACGGCTTTGCTGTGTCACTGCTGATCACGGTGGTGATCGGGTTGTATTGGCTGGATAAAAAAATGTCTATTCTGGAATACGAGACCTTTATGCTGCAAAAATAAAGGTCTCGTGACGCGTTACGCTACTTTACCTGGAATACGTGGCGTATCGACTTGTACGTCTGCGCACTGCGCACGGTGACGCAAGGCATGGTCTATCAGCACGATGGCCAGCATCGCTTCGGCAATCGGTGTTGCACGGATACCGACACAAGGGTCATGGCGTCCATGCGTTTCTACTATGGTCGGGTTGCCCTGTTTATCAATCGAGTTACGTGGCAAGCGGATACTGGAAGTCGGCTTGATCGCAATGCTGGCAACGATGTCCTGCCCAGTTGAGATACCACCCAGCACACCACCAGCATGGTTAGAAAGAAATCCTTGCGGTGTCAATTCATCCCCGTGCTCAGTACCCTTTTGCGTCACTGACTCAAAACCCGCACCGATTTCCACACCCTTGACTGCATTAATACTCATCAATGCATGCGCCAAATCCGCATCGAGCCTGTCATACACTGGCTCACCCCAGCCCACCGGCACATTTTCAGCCACCACGGTGATCTTGGCGCCGATGGAGTCGCCTGATTTGCGCAGTTGATCCATGTAGTCTTCCAGCGCCGGCACGCTGTCGGCATCGGCAACAAAAAACGGATTGTCGTTGACGACGTCCCATGATTTGAATGGTACGACCACAGGCCCCAGTTGTGCCATGTAGCCACGGATCACGATTCCGTAACGCTCATGCAGCCATTTGCGCGCAATCGCGCCAGCTGCCACCCGCACCGCCGTTTCACGAGCAGAAGAGCGACCGCCGCCACGATAATCGCGGATGCCATATTTATGCCAGTAAGTGTAATCGGCATGGCCGGGGCGGAAGGTATCGGCAATATTGCCATAGTCCTTGCTGCGCTGATCTTCATTGCGTATCAGCAATGCAATCGGCGCGCCAGTGGTCTTGCCTTCAAAAATACCGGAGAGAATTTCTACCGTGTCTGATTCACGGCGTTGCGTAACATGCCGCGACGTACCCGGCTTGCGTCTGTCCAATTCAGCCTGGATATCTTCTGTCGATAAAGCCATTCCCGGAGGACAACCGTCCACCACACAACCGATTGCTGCACCGTGCGACTCGCCAAATGAAGTCACGCAAAACAAACTACCTATACTGCTACCAGACATGGGCTTACTCTTTTGTTTGATTAGTGAATCACGTTATTTTAACTGATAAACGCAAAAATCGTGATTAAAGTGCCAATTCCGCATCACTGAGCAGATTCGCCTGCAACCATCTCACCCCCCAGGCAACGCCAAATCCGGTGACTTCGGTTGCTACCGCCCCCAAACCGTCAGTACACCGACTGGATGATAAATCCATATGCAGCCAGGGCGTATCTTCCACGAAACGGTTGAGGAAACGCGCTGCCAGTATATGGTCGGCCTCGCCTTCCAGAGTACATTGTTTGATGTCGGCTATTTTCGAATCCAGTGCCGGCTCGTAATCGGCATCCATCGGAAACGTGCACAACCGTTCCCCGCTCGTCTTGCCCGCTGCTAACGCCGTAACCAGCAATTCTTCACGATTTCCCAGAATGCCGCTATAACGCGCACCCAGGGCCGTCGCCATACTGCCGGTCAGCGTGGCAAAATCCACCATCACATCCGGCTTGGCGCGTGCGGCCATGGTCAAGGTATCCGCCAGCACCATGCGGCCTTCAGCGTCGGTATGCACTATTTCTATCGTGGTGCCATTCAAGGCAGCTACCACATCATTCTGTTTGTATGCCGCCGGGCTAATGTGATTCTGCGCAACAGCCAGCCATACATCGAGATTGACGGGCAAATCCTGTTCCGTTGCGGCAACCAATATTCCCAGGGCGACAGCCGAACCGTTCATATCTTCATGCATGCCTTGCATATAACGGGCAGGCTTAAGGTTATGACCACCGGTGTCAAAGCAGATACCTTTGCCAACCAGCGCTACGGTTTGGCGCGCATCGGGATGCCGGCGCCGCAAATGCACTACTGCGGCATCGTCATCCGCACTCCCCTGCGCCACTGCAACGAATGCCCCTGCACCGAGTTTGCGTAATTTTTTCATATCATATTCGGTATGTTTCCAGCCATGCGTTTTGGCCAGTTGCGCGATACGTTCACGATATAAGGCGGGGGTAAGCTGATTGGGTGGCGTATTCGTCAAATTGCGACACAGCCAGTTACCCGAAGCAATAGCCTGTTCAGTTGCGTATGCATCAACTGACTCATAACCGAACAGACGTAATTTTTGTAATGACTTCACCGGGTTCTTGGTCTTGGATGTCGGCAACACCGCTCCGTTGATCCAAGCTACATAGGCGGCCTGCCGCGCGGCATGGGATCGAAAAGCATCGCTGCCACTGACTGCGATGGCAATTTCATCGGGTGTTTCTACCAGCAGCACAGCCAATGCTCGACGCAACAATGCATGCTGCTCAAACGTACTGGCTTTAACATCCAGCATCACCCATACCATCAAACCGCCTTGCTTGGTCTCGATTGCCAGAGGCGTTTTCGCCAATTCACTCACCTGCTGCTGGCGACGGCTTAACCCTGCCGTGACGCGCGCCAGATTAGGCAAATCAGTCACGTGCGGCTAAGCAGTTGCACTGGGAATGATGACAAGAACATGACGATTCTTATCCAGTTGGGCTTCAGAAATCTGTTTTTTGGTTTCAATCAGTTTCGCTAACATATCT
The Sulfuriferula thiophila DNA segment above includes these coding regions:
- the pelG gene encoding exopolysaccharide Pel transporter PelG, producing MAGIGFEIKKILRRDSYLALFSAYAYAGIIGSGPWVLSILGVLIIGLMSLGVVLPHTLITDFQVTVTHLIAMSLILTGFLQLGFTRYIADRLFEKNTDAILPNFIGAIFVTTLISGLIGMALAIFASPQQDAVYRILLIANFVVLCNIWIATIFLSGMKNYKAILILYTVGYSIAVIAAILFRTFKLNGLLTGILLGHFILMSGMMILIIRSYPSNRFIEFDFLRKKRMFVSLIWTGFFFNLGVWIDKYIFWYTPSTGEPVIGLFHASLIYDLPIFLAYLSIIPGMAVFLVRMETDFVEYYQKFYDAVRDGGTLDYIKEMRDEMVATARQGIFEIIKIQAMAVLIVFVAAPTLLQLIGISQYYISLLYVDVVAAGLQVVFLGIMNVLFYLDKRIIALIMTALFATLNLVLTLLSIQLGANWYGYGFAVSLLITVVIGLYWLDKKMSILEYETFMLQK
- the aroC gene encoding chorismate synthase; this translates as MSGSSIGSLFCVTSFGESHGAAIGCVVDGCPPGMALSTEDIQAELDRRKPGTSRHVTQRRESDTVEILSGIFEGKTTGAPIALLIRNEDQRSKDYGNIADTFRPGHADYTYWHKYGIRDYRGGGRSSARETAVRVAAGAIARKWLHERYGIVIRGYMAQLGPVVVPFKSWDVVNDNPFFVADADSVPALEDYMDQLRKSGDSIGAKITVVAENVPVGWGEPVYDRLDADLAHALMSINAVKGVEIGAGFESVTQKGTEHGDELTPQGFLSNHAGGVLGGISTGQDIVASIAIKPTSSIRLPRNSIDKQGNPTIVETHGRHDPCVGIRATPIAEAMLAIVLIDHALRHRAQCADVQVDTPRIPGKVA
- a CDS encoding M17 family metallopeptidase, with the translated sequence MTDLPNLARVTAGLSRRQQQVSELAKTPLAIETKQGGLMVWVMLDVKASTFEQHALLRRALAVLLVETPDEIAIAVSGSDAFRSHAARQAAYVAWINGAVLPTSKTKNPVKSLQKLRLFGYESVDAYATEQAIASGNWLCRNLTNTPPNQLTPALYRERIAQLAKTHGWKHTEYDMKKLRKLGAGAFVAVAQGSADDDAAVVHLRRRHPDARQTVALVGKGICFDTGGHNLKPARYMQGMHEDMNGSAVALGILVAATEQDLPVNLDVWLAVAQNHISPAAYKQNDVVAALNGTTIEIVHTDAEGRMVLADTLTMAARAKPDVMVDFATLTGSMATALGARYSGILGNREELLVTALAAGKTSGERLCTFPMDADYEPALDSKIADIKQCTLEGEADHILAARFLNRFVEDTPWLHMDLSSSRCTDGLGAVATEVTGFGVAWGVRWLQANLLSDAELAL